The Montipora foliosa isolate CH-2021 chromosome 1, ASM3666993v2, whole genome shotgun sequence DNA segment tgtgctgtgcaaacgaacgcaacattgttggactaCGCTGCACTTGTTgtctctgaagtttgaccagtttcaaacttcatccagcaacttccaacaagtcgcaacaagtcgcaacaagtcgcaacaacacgcaacaacacacaacatggtgtgcaaactctcgcaacatgttgggcccaacaatgttgcgagcgtttgcacgggccttaaagaaaaccaaaacccCGACCCCAGTAAAAAGCctcgtttgtttttgcttcTGTTGTAAAGTGTTGGTAACGACATGGCCATTGCAAATTAAGAGAAGTGTCGACGCTGCTTGCTGCAGTCAGACTTGATCGGTCTCTGGGGTTACCGGCTCACAGAGTCAATTAGACTCGACTTGAGTACATTTTCTGCTCAAAAAAACAGCTAATTCGAAGTGCTTATATACATAATGGTAGCTAGCTAAACGTGATTAAATATGTAAAGGAGTATATATATATGGTGTTTCGTCCTAATAATCATCCTAATTCGAAGGTGAGCATAATGCGTTACATTTGCAAATCGTGAGGAACTAGACGTTTACAATCCTACGTGAAAACTTGGTAGAAGAAAGGACTCGAGTTCCCACGATGTAaaacgttggctgtgtatgCCACACGTAAACAGCATACGCACGTTTGGTTAAGCAACAATATTTCCGATTCGCATGAACCGAGTAACTGATCTCGTCGCCTCCATCTGTCTCGAAAGTCAATGGACTGCGCAGGAAATGTCAGTTCGCTGGGGAGCAGTGTCGACTGTGACTGTACAGTCCAATTCTGgaagggcaaccctaaaacctggaatccggaatccggaatcacagtacaatacagagaataaaaactatcctaaacattcatattagctaaccttaggcctaaatagacctaaaaacgtttgtttaggcctaattaggcccaaggttagcttttatgaatgtttaggatagtttttactctctgtattgtactgtgattccggattcctggttttagggttgccgaTTCTGGAATCGCAGTCCCTGTCACAGTTGCTGCAAGTGTCGGGGTGTTGGCAGAGAGGGTGCAAAAgcttttttatgtttttgttgttttttgtttttaaatatcCTTTATTTCGCATAGAATTTcaatattacatttttttactttttctgtGTGTGTGTACCTGTTAAACTTACTTAAAAATTTCCTCTTAAACTGACTCATCGAGTAGCCAATTAAGGTAACTCTTCATAGGTTTTCCATTTATTACGAAAATAACCATTCTATTGGATTTAAGTGCAATTTGTTTTTCTGCTTAATTTCGTAtttattttcaagaattttcctgCAGTGGCTACCAGACCGTTTAATCTCTTTGCGCCTACAGCTCCATAAATAGGTTTTCCCTAAATTATTAAATAATTGAGTAGATCCATCCCCTCCTTCAAGATTCCTATGATCACATTTTGCAGCAAGAGGCAATTGTAACTACTAATgttctttaaaatatttcatgTAACATCCATCCAAAAAGAGTATGAAAATGGGCAACTAAACAATACATGGTTTCTAGTTTCTGCGGTATTATGGCAAAAGAAACAGTTAGGACTTGGAATATAGCCTATTTTGAAAAGCATATCATGACTATCATTGATAAAAAGAATATAATTCAATACTTGATATTTAAAGATCTTTGATAGGGTTCTCTGGAAATGTCAGTTGGCTGGTGAGCAGTGTCGACTGTGACTGTAAAGTCCAATTCTGGAATGGCAGTCTCTGCCACAGTTGCTGCAAGTGTAGGGTGTTGGCAGTGAGGGTGCAAAAGCTACTCTCGCTCTCTGTCGCCGGCTCCCTCCTGGTCTCTGCTCTCTTCGCCCCTGTCCGCACCACGTGGCGCCAGTTGCTTTGGTCAGCTGTGGCTGCTTCCCATGAGTCAGGGTTGATCTCGACAGACTTCATGTCTCTTTTGAGTACGTCCTTTTAAAGCAGCATTAGGCAGCCAACTGGTTTGGAGCCTGACGTGAGCCCGCCATAAAGGACATCCTTTGCAAAGCGTCCATCCTCCATGCGCCAAACGTGGCCGGGCAAGCGCAGGCGTCTCAGAGACAGCGTGCGAACATGATTGGGATATTCGCACGCACAAGGACAGGACATACTTGTTGGGCACTCTGTCCTGCCAGGATATGCCTAGGATGCGTCGCTACTTATCTACTTATCAACTTATTTGTTCGGCAGGTCACGCTTTCCTTAACTATATGACACCTCAAAATTAACGTGCGAATCGAATTCCAAGCTCGATCATAAAAAATAAACGATTGAATTTATAGTGAATTCGACTTTTTATGATGGCCATTGAAGCTGCATTTCTCAATATTCTGAAAGGATTCCTTTTATTGCGATCTACGTATATTAAGAGGGAGCTTAATCCGGGAGCTTAATTAAGCACGAGCGTTTCATAGAggaggacggcaaccggaagagaatgTTTCATgagccaggacagtggtgtctcccagatttttatactaataaattttaatggagaaaagatacttagcaatgtgaaGGTGGCTGTGTGaatacaagttaaaagggaaaacagctcgcTTACTTCTGAAAGAAGTCTGGATATCTGGTAGTTTTAATGCGTCGTACATAATGTAGTAACACaaagcaagatggcggccaTCTCATTCACACGGTTGCACAGTGCATGCAATTTTCTCGTCAAGTCAATGAATGTCCCGTTCCAATAGCAATGCATCCTGGAGTGAAAAGATCACTCTCTGAGGAGGAGAGCCCTTCAGCAAAAAGGGCTTATTTTCGATCTTTTTCTCTGTCAGGTGGCGTTGGCAATGGCGTTTCACAGCGTGAAAGcaatggccaatcaaaacataATTACAGCGACAGTCAGCATCACCGACAGACATCTCCCTTATCATCGAGAAAGCAGAGGTTTAGTTTGCCTATCTACAGTGGGCGCACAGCAATAATTGCTGAAGTACGGATGAAGGAAAGCATCATTATTGTTGGAGAAACAGGGAGCGGAAAAACCACGCAGATTCCTCAATATATTTACGAAGATCGCTTGACCAAGCTTGGAGCTATTGCTTGCACTCAACCTCGCCGGGTCGCTGCGATCAGCATCGCGCAGAGGGTAGCTAAAGAAATGAGCGTGCATTTGGGAGAAGAAGTAGGTTACACGGTCCGATTTGAAGACGTGACCTCAGAAAAAACTCGAGTGAAGTACATGACTGATGGTATGCTTTTAAGGGAGGCGATCGGGGACTCCTTGCTTCTCAGATATGCTGTTGTGATTTTAGATGAAGCTCATGAGAGGACAGTTCATACTGATGTCCTTTTTGGTGTTGTGAAGTCTGCGCAGAGAATGCGGAAAGAGAACAATCAGAAGCCTTTAAAAATTGTTGTCATGTCCGCGACGTTAGAAGCTGATCATTTTTCGCGTTACTTTAATGGTGCTAAGGTGTTGTACATTGAGGGTCGGCAGCACCCTATACAAATGATGTATACAGTTGAGCAGCAGAAGGACTATGTCCATGCAGCACTCGTGACCATCATGCAGCTACATCAAGAAATGCCTCCTGGGTAATGAATAATTTATACAAATTATGTAGAATatatacatacatgcatacatatATAATTTGTCacttcccataggggcttttcggggcaaatgaaacacaatcaacgaaacgacagaacattcaacagcaactgttaagaatcccaactggccagaggcaaactagttggctattttCCAGTGCGGCAGAGAAggaactaccaggatcaaatttaacgagtggtcagaacaggttttgaagccgggagctccagatctcaaggcaattGCCCTAATATATAAAATGTTCATGTATTTGATCTGCAGAAATTGAAATTCATGAGAGATGGAGATTATCGCATTTTAAGCCGTAACTTATGCAGACTTGCAAAgagagcaaggaaaaaatcCAGGCTAAAACAGGGCCAATCAAGCAACCATAGGTTTGAGCCCCAATCCAGccctggattttttttcttgggcTTTCTTCACCACtgtttaaaggggcactgtcatgcgaTGGCATGTGCAGTAAGTTTTCACACATAGAGATTTTAACagacttttaattttttgcttttttgtttaatACAGCTTTCAAAAGCCTGATGCTAACCCTAGCATCAGCACCGCACTGATGAGACCCAGAAGGCCAAAACAGTATTGTCTGCAGTTAATTATTTATCTATCTGACAGCTCAACTCAGTGAAGTGTGATCGACAACATTGTCGGCAGTACAAGCGCTCacacagaaatattttttcGCTGCAATGTACCAACCATATCATCAGGTTAACATGCCACTTTaaagctgaaagagagtgcATGTATTTCCAAGAGACAACTTTGAAGTTGAAGGATGGTGAGCAGAGAAAAAGTTCAGCTGTGTTTTAATCACTGTTTGCAGTTATTAATTTGTGCAGCAAATATAcacagaatctctgtacggtggccaatttacattatcaactctgttgataagaccaaaaatttaaataaacacAACCACTGCAGTTGCTCTCAAATAAATGCAGGTTTGCTTCAAAGGGTTAAAGTACGTACGGTATTTTTGAGTGAATATAGgaaacatttttcaacaaatgATGATGTGATGGTCTCTAACAAAAGTGAGTAGGTAGAAATGAGCCTGAAGATGGACTTCGATCCTTGTTTATAGTCGAATGGCTTACACTTCGATTACATTATACATCAATTTTCTGATGAATTCATGCCTTAAAAAGTTCCTCTTCAATGTAGATGTCGTATTGGTATTTTGACTGATCTGCTTTGCTTTTTTGAGGAGATTGAATCACTATTTGTGCACGGAGTGTTTAAAATTCTAGATGTGAGAGTGGCTGCTATTTGTATGCACCACTATTCAAAAACCTGCCACATACACGTCcttgacagtgcccctttaatttACTgcttaactgcgatgatctccaTCTCTCATGTAATGATAGTAAAAATACATCAGCCGAATGCTGTTAGTGCCTAGTCTTCTCTTGCCAGGGGTTAAATTATGTAAACTGGTTTAGGCTATTGGTGGAATTGGTGGTTTAGGTACTGGCTTTGCCTTTGTGTTGTTTCCTTTCTCAGGAAACTTTACACCTCTCTGATAACATACTGGTGGAGGGTTGAAGTTCCCTGTAATGCACCAGCATATTTTTTTAGGGAGAGTTGCGATACTGACCAATAATCAAGGTTGTGTCATGTACATTGTAACAGACACTGTTTTATTCACATCCTTGCAAGCCATTGTGGCtcataaatgaatgaagggatTAGTTTCTTAGGAAACGTTGGTGCTGCATCAGTGGGAGAGTttaacatgaaaatttggttttatcaaacaagaTATCTAAAGGTTGAATTGCCGCCATGAAAAGATAACATGGCTGATATTCAAGGATTAGCCTTCGGCTTCTAGGAAGGGCTACCCCTTTTGTAAAAGatttaccacatcatcttttcataGTGGCAACTCGACCTTGATCAACTGATGATTGTGAATCTATGCATATGTAGTTTGACGAATcttgggtgttttttttttctttagtggGGATATTCTTGTGTTCCTAACTGGCCAGGATGAAATTGAATCCTTAGCAAAACTGGTAACTGACTGTGCACAACATTGTGCATCAGGTAAGCTGCTCCTTTTTGAAATTTGAGACAAGCACTCATCTTGCATCATCATTGCATCATGCATCTTTGAGAAAAGCATGCATCTTGCATCTCCATATAGGTgtctttaaattgtttttgctTACCTATACATAACTgcattattaaaattaattaattaaatggtGTTCAGTTAGTTTaatgttaaaggggctatgtcgcGCAAAATGACGTAaattcatgacactcaaaattcccaaaaagtagaatgaaacattgcaataacaaCTTAGAACAATTTCTCTcgggaccattataagtcccaagacataataaaaacaatccttatgcaaaattttggagggacaaacattAAGAATCTTAGGgcatttttgatactggctaatttaTTTAGCTTGTTTATTAAGTTTTTTTGTGGCAGTGCTGTCTGGTTAAATGTAATGCATTCTGGTTAAACGTAATGTGTGCTGGTAAAAAGTAGTGAATTCGAGAATTCGTGGTGGCTTACATAGTTTTCGTTAGAGCTTTTTTTTCAAGCGGGATTATGTTGCGGCTCACTACATGTAACTTCGTTTGCTCCACAGCAAGAATGTATAAAACATTATTACCGTTAAGTAAAATTTTATAGTGAGTGTTGAGTGCTCATAGAGTGCATGCATTGCAGTACAGTAAAGGAAATCTAAATAGCTAACTAGTCAAGTATATAACAGGAAATATGGTAATGAATTACCAAACAATGattaaaggggaactgaagtcaaaaaataagcatttttttataattcatttttacactttagaccatgcgcaataatgttttcaacttttgtttctgGCATATCCGTCGTTCTTCCacctaaaaaaatgtttatattCCGATCTTGGGCCATCAGCATTGCggctcagaatggaggagtcagcggtcatttttgcagcttatgacgtatgatatggggaagacaTGCGAGAGCGCCCCATATAGGAGCAGTGTttttgactgatgtttgtcgTGAATATTGAGTCCGCAAAGAAACGgcaaaacaacgaagaaaatatccacagAAGCACTTGTTTCTCTTCTTTACGAAATCTCAGTTCCCCATATCATGCATCACAGCAGGGTGCTGATTTAGTTCTTGAGCCCGCACTGAAAAGGCAGAAAAAGCAGGAAAAGCCCAACTTCGAATGTAATTTTCTCTAACCCCCACACACTAAATTTTACTTATGttaggctttccaaaaacaatatcggaaaaattgctgattttggcgTACAGTTCTCCTTTAACATGGATTATGATCTTATATTCAGATTGCCCAGAACTTCTGGTCTGTCCAATGTTTGCTTCCCTTCCATCACAACATCAAATGAAGGTTTTCATCTCTGCTCCTCTTGGAAAAAGGAAAGTGATTTTGGCAACAAACATTGCAGAAACGTCAATTACCATTCCTGGAGTTAAATATGTAATTGACACAGGATTTGTCAAAGGAAAAGGTTACTTCGACAACATTATCActtattttttaactttgcccAAAACTAGGGGAGGCGAATGGTACCTCCAAGATCTTGGCACTCGCAAACTTTTCATCTGATCTCGAAATCTCGACAGCTAGCCTTTGCGAAGAGTCTCGAAGTCTCGTTTATAAATTGCATTTATTTCAGAGTGAAATTTTACATGTTTTGGTCTCGGTTTCGGATTCGCAAACAAGGGTCTCGGCGAGTGTCGGATTTTGCTATTCGTCTAAACCCCACACACTTAACTTTACTGTTGGTACCCAATTGTGAAAAAGTTATTGTCATAACTCAAGATGAAAATAGTTTTTTCCTTCCCTTTTTCCATCCTTCAGCCGCGTACTATCGTTATCCGTTGCAAAACCCAATATTAAATGTGATAATGCTCGGCTATGGGAACTATTAATTTTCCTCTGATCCGTATAGCCATAGTATGCATCTTTAAATTCCAACAAAACAGATCACTCGTGCAGGATACAAAGTCAGCTTTTATTGATGCTTTTAGTGATGGAACTGTCCTTGTTCCATTATAAAATGAAGTGAAAGAATAAATCTAAAGCTAAATCGAAAGCGATGAACCTACAGTTGTTAACTGTCACTACCATCAGTagtcaccgacactgaggtgaataactgttttagtatatactaaaacagtgagataatatatcaggaaaagatgatttta contains these protein-coding regions:
- the LOC137995817 gene encoding ATP-dependent RNA helicase DHX33-like; protein product: MQFSRQVNECPVPIAMHPGVKRSLSEEESPSAKRAYFRSFSLSGGVGNGVSQRESNGQSKHNYSDSQHHRQTSPLSSRKQRFSLPIYSGRTAIIAEVRMKESIIIVGETGSGKTTQIPQYIYEDRLTKLGAIACTQPRRVAAISIAQRVAKEMSVHLGEEVGYTVRFEDVTSEKTRVKYMTDGMLLREAIGDSLLLRYAVVILDEAHERTVHTDVLFGVVKSAQRMRKENNQKPLKIVVMSATLEADHFSRYFNGAKVLYIEGRQHPIQMMYTVEQQKDYVHAALVTIMQLHQEMPPGGDILVFLTGQDEIESLAKLVTDCAQHCASDCPELLVCPMFASLPSQHQMKVFISAPLGKRKVILATNIAETSITIPGVKYVIDTGFVKGKAFHPKTGLDMLQVQPVSKAQARQRTGRAGRETSGVCYRLYTEEQFDELKEATTPEIQRCNLATVILQLMALGISDVVNFDFLDRPPQDAIETAFEQLVVLGAVRKGSGGYELMPLGRQMAEFPLEPRLAKVILCSQRFNCSEEIITIVALLSVDSLTYTPQSKRDHAIAIRKKFTSSEGDQMTLLNIYRAYRAVNGNKEWCFQHFINSQTVKQVMDIRKQLREICVRMNITLNSCGKETANIRETLARGLFMNAAQLQLDGSYQTVTHRQPVSIHPTSSLFGSKPQFVVYNELVHTSKCYMRDVCVVDPSWLRDAAPNYFKEHRLHSQPTAIYS